A stretch of Clostridium sp. BJN0001 DNA encodes these proteins:
- the trpA gene encoding tryptophan synthase subunit alpha, whose protein sequence is MNRIENRLNNLKKENKKAFITYMTAGLPSMEKTIDIIKAQYEAGIDVIELGIPFSDPIADGPVIQDASYRSIQKGTNLKGVFNLAVELRKTCDVPLIFMLYYNTVLNYGVQRFVDMCISCGVDGIIIPDVPHEESFEILEYINKKENAPYLIPLVSPVSKNRIPMLVENAKGFVYCVSSMGVTGQATDNFYKNIKEYLKSVKEVSNIPVMMGFGIKTPDDIKEYEDVIDGCIVGSYFIKLMEENNFDIEKIKEYISDFKKKLN, encoded by the coding sequence ATGAATAGGATAGAGAATAGATTAAATAATCTTAAAAAGGAAAATAAAAAAGCATTTATAACTTATATGACTGCTGGACTTCCTAGTATGGAAAAAACTATTGATATAATAAAAGCTCAATATGAAGCAGGAATTGATGTAATAGAACTTGGAATTCCATTTTCAGATCCTATAGCAGATGGCCCTGTTATACAAGATGCTTCATACCGTTCAATACAAAAAGGTACTAATTTAAAGGGTGTATTTAATCTTGCAGTAGAGCTTAGAAAAACATGTGATGTTCCACTTATATTTATGCTTTATTATAATACAGTTTTGAACTATGGCGTTCAAAGATTTGTAGATATGTGTATAAGCTGTGGTGTTGATGGAATTATAATACCAGATGTACCACATGAAGAATCATTTGAAATTTTAGAATATATTAATAAAAAAGAAAATGCACCATATCTTATACCACTTGTTTCACCAGTTTCTAAAAACAGAATACCTATGCTTGTAGAAAATGCTAAAGGCTTTGTATACTGCGTATCATCAATGGGAGTTACAGGACAGGCTACTGATAATTTCTATAAAAATATAAAAGAATACTTAAAAAGTGTAAAAGAAGTTTCAAATATACCAGTTATGATGGGATTTGGAATTAAAACACCAGATGATATTAAAGAGTATGAGGATGTTATAGATGGATGCATTGTAGGATCTTATTTTATAAAGCTTATGGAAGAAAATAATTTTGATATAGAGAAAATTAAAGAATATATTAGTGATTTTAAGAAAAAACTTAATTAA